From one Triticum urartu cultivar G1812 chromosome 3, Tu2.1, whole genome shotgun sequence genomic stretch:
- the LOC125548477 gene encoding Werner Syndrome-like exonuclease, translating into MGDTYVTDVAFGEEVITTTLTSSGAAVEGWVEEVYSMYAGCPNQILVGLDVEWRPSYSRVQNPAALLQLCIDQRCLIFQLLHADYIPDALSGFLMDNQFWFVGVGVAADANRLAQDYDLQVLNLQDLRGVAAEEMGIPELRQAGLKDLAREVLGVTIEKPRRITMGPWDACCLSDEQIHYACTDAYVSSQIGLELFTGNY; encoded by the coding sequence ATGGGGGACACGTATGTCACCGACGTTGCCTTCGGGGAGGAGGTGATCACCACCACCCTGACGTCCTCCGGCGCAGCCGTGGAGGGCTGGGTCGAGGAGGTGTACTCCATGTACGCCGGCTGCCCCAACCAAATCCTCGTCGGGCTCGACGTCGAGTGGCGTCCCAGCTACAGCCGCGTGCAGAACCCCGCCGCGCTCCTGCAGCTCTGCATTGACCAGCGCTGCCTCATCTTCCAGCTCCTCCACGCCGACTACATCCCTGACGCCCTGTCGGGCTTCCTCATGGACAACCAGTTCTGGTTCGTCGGCGTCGGCGTGGCTGCGGACGCCAATCGCCTGGCCCAGGACTACGACCTGCAGGTGCTCAATCTGCAGGACCTGCGCGGCGTCGCGGCCGAGGAGATGGGCATCCCGGAGCTCCGCCAGGCCGGGCTGAAAGACCTGGCGCGCGAAGTCTTGGGGGTTACCATCGAGAAGCCACGGCGGATTACGATGGGCCCGTGGGACGCCTGCTGCCTCTCCGACGAGCAGATCCACTACGCCTGCACCGATGCCTACGTCTCCTCGCAGATCGGATTGGAGCTGTTCACCGGAAACTACTAG